A genome region from Methanofollis sp. UBA420 includes the following:
- a CDS encoding alpha/beta hydrolase yields MILHPGEDELVLIRAPSSSFLLAGRARDRFALVVDTVDDEYCEPVRPGDLVCVSAPEGGSVRAAAMLLLLVRDHHYPVVALPKGHPGVKRIPMVVSAAPEITLSCGIVRGTHPDQRLLCSGADLAGLVLRGGEDSVTLEGLLPGCTISYICVNRALVDE; encoded by the coding sequence ATGATCCTCCACCCGGGTGAGGACGAGCTCGTCCTTATCAGGGCTCCCTCATCTTCTTTTCTCCTTGCAGGCCGTGCACGCGACCGCTTTGCCCTCGTTGTCGACACGGTGGACGACGAGTATTGCGAACCGGTCAGGCCCGGCGACCTTGTCTGCGTCTCGGCCCCTGAGGGGGGTTCGGTGCGGGCGGCGGCGATGCTTCTTCTCCTTGTCCGCGACCATCACTATCCGGTCGTCGCCCTTCCGAAGGGCCATCCCGGTGTGAAACGCATCCCCATGGTCGTTTCGGCCGCCCCGGAGATCACCCTCTCCTGCGGGATTGTGCGGGGCACCCACCCCGACCAGCGCCTCCTCTGTTCAGGGGCAGACCTTGCAGGCCTTGTCCTCCGGGGTGGGGAGGATTCTGTCACGCTTGAAGGCCTTCTTCCGGGGTGCACGATCTCGTATATATGTGTGAACCGTGCTCTGGTGGATGAATAA
- a CDS encoding type II secretion system F family protein: MTPAPGPGLFRRVAGALIRRDPVKYGNIRQDLISARMGITVRAYVQRALLISLCAGLFCGIIAFVLSGMAILPVGEGIVNLLSIPLPDVSSGTLLWYLLRILAFFAGVLVGGMLAYALLLRYPAVEKSNRATKINLSLHNAVSYIYAMRRGGAEVMEIFRSLSENAGIYGESALEFRQVVLDTDYFGSDVFTAIRHLARTTPSVKMKDFLENLLSVVESGGNLSAYLETQVRIFQDEARFEQKQFIATLEFVGEAYVTVFVAGPLFLVIVMVVMGLVGGSAVTQLSLITYVLIPIGSLIMLLFVDLISVREDVPERYTRVKVLDHFKDIRVVGEEDEEPLFAQMAHYDRVRGLRAFLRNPFRAFVLDPGLTFLVSFPAALVYLGAVLLSLPAGLSAETAIALVDDHVVIALLAILVPYAVFYGLWNRKVRGIEAGVPEFLSRMAGMNQVGLTLAQALVILVRTNLGVLSYEIGRINRDVAWGASVSDALVRFERRVRTPAVSRSVTLITTATRMSGNISEILTIAAKDARMSAVLREERSSAMLLYLAVIYLAFFVFIFVVVVIASQFLPVLGDVAASAGEMEGVLPGFGTAALLPFKRLLYHVCLVQAVFSGLVAGKMGEGSVRAGVKHAAVMLVVALAAFNLLV, encoded by the coding sequence ATGACCCCGGCGCCCGGCCCCGGCCTTTTCCGGCGGGTCGCCGGCGCCCTGATCCGGCGGGACCCGGTGAAGTACGGCAACATCAGGCAGGACCTGATCTCTGCCCGCATGGGCATCACCGTCAGGGCCTATGTGCAGAGGGCCCTCCTCATCTCCCTCTGTGCCGGATTATTCTGCGGCATCATTGCATTTGTCCTCTCGGGTATGGCGATCCTCCCGGTCGGCGAGGGGATCGTCAACCTCCTCTCCATTCCCCTGCCCGACGTCAGCAGCGGCACGCTCCTCTGGTACCTCCTGCGCATCCTTGCCTTTTTTGCCGGTGTCCTGGTCGGCGGCATGCTCGCCTATGCCCTCCTCCTCAGGTACCCCGCGGTCGAGAAGAGCAACAGGGCAACGAAGATCAACCTCTCCCTGCACAACGCCGTCTCGTACATCTATGCGATGCGCCGGGGCGGCGCCGAGGTGATGGAGATCTTCCGGTCCCTCTCGGAGAACGCCGGGATATATGGAGAGAGCGCCCTGGAGTTCAGGCAGGTGGTGCTGGACACAGACTACTTCGGCTCAGACGTCTTCACCGCCATCAGGCACCTGGCCCGGACGACGCCCTCGGTGAAAATGAAGGATTTCCTGGAGAACCTCCTCTCTGTCGTCGAGAGCGGGGGGAACCTCTCCGCCTACCTGGAGACGCAGGTGCGGATCTTCCAGGACGAGGCGAGGTTCGAGCAGAAACAGTTCATCGCCACCCTTGAGTTCGTCGGTGAGGCCTATGTGACCGTCTTTGTGGCCGGTCCCCTCTTCCTCGTCATCGTGATGGTGGTGATGGGGCTGGTCGGCGGGTCGGCGGTCACCCAGTTGTCCCTCATCACATACGTGCTCATCCCGATAGGTTCCCTGATCATGCTCCTCTTCGTCGACCTCATCTCGGTCAGGGAGGACGTGCCCGAACGCTACACCCGCGTGAAGGTGCTCGACCACTTTAAAGATATCAGGGTTGTCGGGGAGGAGGATGAAGAACCGCTGTTTGCGCAGATGGCGCATTACGACCGGGTCAGGGGGCTCAGGGCCTTTCTGCGCAACCCCTTCCGCGCCTTTGTCCTCGACCCCGGGCTGACCTTCCTCGTCTCCTTCCCTGCCGCACTGGTCTATCTCGGCGCCGTCCTCCTCTCCCTGCCCGCGGGGCTATCGGCAGAGACAGCCATCGCCCTGGTCGACGACCATGTCGTCATCGCCCTCCTCGCCATCCTTGTTCCCTATGCGGTCTTCTACGGTCTCTGGAACAGGAAGGTCAGGGGCATCGAGGCCGGGGTGCCGGAGTTTCTCTCCCGGATGGCAGGGATGAACCAGGTCGGGCTGACCCTCGCCCAGGCACTCGTCATCCTGGTGCGGACCAACCTCGGCGTCCTCTCGTACGAGATCGGGCGGATCAACCGGGACGTTGCCTGGGGCGCCAGCGTCTCCGATGCGCTCGTCCGTTTCGAGAGGCGGGTGCGGACCCCGGCCGTCTCCCGGTCTGTCACCCTCATCACGACGGCGACGCGGATGAGCGGGAACATCTCGGAGATCCTCACCATCGCGGCGAAGGACGCCAGGATGTCGGCAGTGCTCCGGGAGGAGCGGTCCTCGGCGATGCTCCTCTACCTTGCGGTCATCTACCTTGCCTTCTTCGTCTTCATCTTCGTCGTCGTCGTCATCGCCTCCCAGTTCCTCCCTGTCCTCGGCGATGTGGCGGCCTCGGCGGGTGAGATGGAAGGGGTGCTGCCGGGCTTCGGCACTGCTGCCCTCCTCCCTTTCAAGCGCCTCCTCTACCATGTCTGCCTCGTCCAGGCAGTCTTCTCCGGCCTTGTCGCCGGGAAGATGGGCGAGGGCTCGGTGCGGGCCGGCGTGAAGCATGCCGCCGTGATGCTTGTCGTCGCGCTCGCCGCCTTCAACCTGCTGGTATGA
- a CDS encoding V-type ATP synthase subunit I — MDTIIRELYHQNAFHIEDFVEKEDEAYEGFKIGMPLAEASTASTELIKIRSMENIFGISPDALPATRKENTPALKAEVDRKLAAFVRDVEDLTAQRSRLEAQVKTIEGRVAALEPFTAVPLDMDLYHGYEGLSVFAGYVESDVEIPVPHEKHFVPAGKGGQNFIVVFVPASDADAADRVLLEAKFQSVPIPEGAGPVKDLIYDARGKIAGLNEEITKIARNFEEKKKEYGEFLVAYDEYFTAVVEQAEAPLRFATTEDAFVAEGWVPSERVEAIKAALTHATAGKVYVTELETGDDPLAVPVEYDNPKFSHPTELFMDIYARPRYDEFDPTLLLSIVFPIFFGLILGDVGYGVVLLAMSYGLRRIFTSDGWTRLLDILRNASAMSIIFGVLFSEFFGTSLPWEPIFYSRHLNIGGHAVHHPMVAELLIVSVWIGLLHISLGRLLHVRNLRRAMHQDAHVTKEILGQFGWLSTMWGIVITIWSMFPIPLMVDLTGFAPVAMGLNAAGIFGAVLILLGIVLIGQESPLELMELPTIISHVLSYTRLVAVGLSSVAIAMVTNFIAIDLIIDPQLESLTIAGVVIVLIGLVVLLLGHTLNIALGILGGGLHSIRLHYVEFFTKFYNGGGKKYNPFGMKRKFTEE; from the coding sequence ATGGATACGATCATCCGGGAGCTGTACCACCAGAACGCTTTTCATATTGAAGATTTTGTCGAGAAGGAAGACGAGGCCTACGAGGGTTTCAAGATCGGCATGCCCCTTGCGGAAGCAAGCACGGCGTCTACCGAACTGATCAAGATCCGGTCTATGGAGAACATCTTCGGGATCAGTCCCGACGCTCTCCCGGCGACCAGAAAAGAAAATACCCCCGCACTGAAGGCCGAAGTCGACCGGAAACTTGCCGCATTCGTCAGGGATGTCGAGGATCTCACTGCACAGCGGTCCAGACTTGAGGCACAGGTGAAGACTATCGAGGGGCGTGTTGCCGCACTCGAACCCTTCACCGCTGTTCCTCTTGATATGGACCTTTATCACGGCTATGAAGGACTATCCGTCTTTGCAGGCTACGTCGAGTCCGACGTCGAGATCCCGGTCCCCCACGAGAAACATTTCGTCCCTGCCGGCAAGGGTGGGCAAAACTTCATTGTCGTCTTTGTCCCTGCATCAGATGCGGACGCGGCTGACCGCGTCCTGCTCGAAGCAAAGTTCCAGTCGGTCCCCATTCCCGAAGGCGCAGGCCCTGTCAAGGACCTGATCTACGATGCCCGGGGAAAAATCGCCGGTCTCAACGAAGAGATCACGAAGATCGCCCGGAACTTTGAGGAAAAGAAGAAAGAATACGGTGAATTCCTCGTTGCATACGACGAATACTTCACGGCCGTCGTGGAGCAAGCGGAGGCCCCGCTGCGGTTTGCAACAACGGAAGACGCCTTTGTGGCAGAAGGCTGGGTGCCGTCGGAGCGGGTCGAGGCGATCAAAGCAGCACTCACCCATGCGACCGCCGGCAAGGTCTATGTCACTGAGCTCGAAACCGGCGACGACCCGCTGGCCGTCCCTGTCGAGTACGACAACCCAAAGTTTTCGCACCCGACCGAGCTCTTTATGGACATCTACGCGCGCCCGCGCTATGACGAGTTCGACCCGACGCTTCTCCTTTCGATCGTCTTCCCGATCTTCTTCGGTCTGATCCTGGGAGATGTCGGCTACGGTGTCGTGCTCCTTGCGATGTCCTATGGCCTGCGGCGTATCTTTACGTCCGATGGCTGGACCCGGTTGCTGGACATCCTGCGGAACGCATCGGCGATGAGCATCATCTTCGGTGTGCTCTTCAGTGAGTTCTTCGGGACCTCTCTACCCTGGGAACCGATCTTCTATTCCAGACACCTGAATATCGGCGGGCATGCGGTTCATCACCCGATGGTTGCCGAACTGCTGATAGTCTCGGTCTGGATCGGTCTGTTGCATATCTCCCTTGGGCGTCTTCTCCATGTGAGAAACCTCAGGCGTGCGATGCACCAGGACGCCCACGTCACGAAGGAGATCCTCGGCCAGTTCGGCTGGCTCTCCACGATGTGGGGTATCGTCATCACAATCTGGTCGATGTTCCCGATCCCGTTGATGGTCGACCTCACCGGTTTTGCACCGGTGGCAATGGGTCTGAACGCCGCGGGCATCTTCGGTGCCGTCCTTATCCTGCTCGGTATCGTCCTGATCGGTCAGGAGTCCCCCCTCGAACTGATGGAACTCCCGACGATCATCAGTCACGTTCTCTCGTACACCCGTCTGGTTGCGGTCGGTCTCTCGTCGGTCGCGATCGCGATGGTTACAAATTTCATCGCGATCGACCTGATCATCGACCCGCAGCTCGAATCACTCACCATTGCGGGAGTGGTCATTGTCCTGATAGGTCTTGTCGTCCTGCTCCTTGGCCATACGCTCAATATCGCACTCGGCATTCTGGGCGGCGGCCTGCACTCTATCAGGTTGCACTATGTTGAGTTCTTCACCAAGTTCTACAATGGTGGAGGAAAGAAGTACAATCCTTTTGGCATGAAGAGAAAGTTTACGGAGGAATAA
- a CDS encoding V-type ATPase subunit subunit G family protein has protein sequence MKSEVLKSIKQAEEEYTSMVSTARLEQKQKLADARAEAEHIVEKAAADAEAYKKSRLADAGTTAARKRAEILKNGEQRAAKLKADSLANLDKAVELLVSRFKEQLHVSA, from the coding sequence ATGAAGAGTGAGGTTTTAAAGAGCATCAAGCAGGCAGAAGAAGAGTATACGTCAATGGTCAGCACCGCTCGGCTTGAGCAGAAGCAGAAGCTTGCGGATGCGAGAGCGGAGGCCGAACACATCGTTGAGAAGGCCGCCGCCGATGCAGAGGCATACAAAAAATCGCGTCTCGCTGATGCCGGGACCACGGCCGCCAGAAAGCGTGCCGAGATCCTGAAGAACGGCGAACAGCGGGCAGCGAAGCTCAAAGCGGACAGCCTTGCGAATCTTGATAAGGCGGTCGAGTTGCTCGTCTCGCGTTTCAAGGAGCAGCTGCATGTTTCAGCCTGA
- a CDS encoding RAD55 family ATPase, translating into MDVEARADVRIPTGIGSLDPVLDGGVPPGSMVLLLSEIGAGGSDFVRTAAIALARMKREGLSPAPREVLYITMTRLKEDVLAEAALSVSPEMYPLLEGGVHFEDLSEVYFDASVVPPEWYSQGDVLSRMQKHTRRESLLTELSVVLSGAEAQSVIIIDSLTDLAAQAGTGERWEAFSGFLRGLQRVAKRWGSVVYLPLTRGVLPPLQETEIQDCADAVFLFAWEETQGMRRQRTMSIQKFRGVMPHLEERNLVKFAIRITAGNGFEVSNIRVVI; encoded by the coding sequence ATGGATGTGGAGGCACGAGCTGACGTGAGGATCCCCACCGGGATCGGATCCCTCGACCCTGTCCTGGACGGCGGCGTACCCCCGGGGTCGATGGTCCTGCTCCTCAGCGAGATCGGGGCAGGAGGGAGCGACTTCGTCCGCACCGCGGCGATCGCCCTCGCCCGGATGAAGCGTGAGGGACTGAGCCCGGCGCCCCGTGAGGTCCTCTACATCACGATGACACGACTCAAGGAGGACGTCCTCGCCGAGGCAGCACTCTCGGTGAGTCCTGAGATGTATCCTCTCCTTGAGGGTGGCGTCCATTTCGAGGATCTCTCCGAGGTCTATTTCGATGCAAGCGTCGTGCCCCCGGAGTGGTACTCGCAGGGCGACGTGCTCTCCCGGATGCAGAAGCATACCCGGCGGGAAAGCCTCCTCACTGAATTATCGGTTGTCCTCTCCGGGGCAGAGGCGCAGAGCGTGATCATCATCGACTCCCTCACCGATCTCGCCGCCCAGGCCGGGACTGGCGAGCGCTGGGAGGCCTTCAGTGGTTTCCTGCGGGGCCTCCAGAGAGTTGCGAAACGCTGGGGGTCGGTGGTCTACCTCCCCCTCACCCGCGGCGTCCTCCCTCCCCTGCAGGAGACCGAGATCCAGGACTGCGCGGATGCGGTCTTTCTCTTTGCATGGGAGGAGACGCAGGGGATGCGACGGCAGAGGACGATGTCTATCCAGAAGTTCAGGGGCGTGATGCCCCACCTGGAGGAGCGGAACCTGGTGAAGTTTGCGATACGGATCACGGCAGGGAACGGCTTCGAGGTTTCCAACATCAGGGTGGTCATATAA
- a CDS encoding type II/IV secretion system ATPase subunit, which yields MHLPFFGKGSGGPETVQEYDPGTDPALVEAEIPNGLDPVEQYWVEEGRSLVAIVRDRQSGQAEYHLFEPVLSKFEYEILERLYEDLRDVLILSEEEMIADRRRVLLSRTHALIGEYGVSLDRRTLAKVEYYLVRDFLGWSRLDGLMKDPDIEDISCDGVGVPVFLYHRRHKNIRTNLVFAEEELDSLAISLAQRSGKHVSVGSPVVDATLPDGSRLQLTFGREVSTRGTSFTVRKFRAEPFTPIELLDLGTFSAEELAYFWTAIENNKSLLFIGGTASGKTSSLNAVSLFIPPLAKVISIEDTREITLFHENWVASVTRDTLSGEESSSISMFDLLKAAMRQRPEYILVGEVRGEEAQTLFQAMNTGHTTFSTMHAGTVDAAIHRLENEPLNVPRNMVQALDIVSVQALIYRGTERVRRCQEIVEIAGVDPGTGNLRVNTVFAYDPVRDTMEYTGRSLVYTRVIETRGWDTGRLEADIMERIRVLEAMKAQGIVDYRRVSRIVQAFATNRTAVLDHLDNLSGLFP from the coding sequence ATGCATCTGCCGTTTTTTGGAAAAGGGTCGGGAGGCCCGGAAACTGTTCAGGAGTACGATCCCGGAACAGATCCCGCTCTTGTAGAAGCCGAGATTCCAAACGGCCTGGACCCTGTCGAGCAGTACTGGGTGGAGGAGGGCCGGTCCCTCGTCGCCATCGTCCGGGACAGACAGAGCGGGCAGGCTGAATACCATCTCTTCGAGCCCGTACTCTCGAAATTTGAATATGAAATCCTTGAGAGGCTGTATGAGGACCTTCGGGACGTCCTTATCCTCTCCGAGGAGGAGATGATCGCCGACCGTCGCCGGGTCCTCCTCAGCCGGACGCATGCCCTCATCGGGGAGTACGGGGTCTCCCTGGACCGCCGGACCCTCGCAAAGGTCGAGTATTACCTGGTGCGGGACTTTCTCGGCTGGTCCCGCCTGGACGGGCTGATGAAGGACCCGGATATCGAGGACATCTCCTGCGACGGTGTCGGCGTCCCTGTCTTCCTGTATCACCGGCGGCACAAGAACATCAGGACGAACCTTGTCTTTGCCGAGGAGGAACTGGACTCCCTTGCCATTTCGCTGGCCCAGCGCTCGGGCAAGCACGTCTCTGTAGGAAGCCCGGTCGTGGACGCCACCCTCCCGGACGGCTCGCGCCTCCAGCTCACCTTCGGGCGCGAAGTCTCGACGCGGGGCACCTCCTTCACGGTCAGGAAGTTCCGGGCCGAACCCTTCACGCCCATCGAACTCCTCGACCTCGGCACCTTCTCCGCGGAAGAACTCGCCTATTTCTGGACGGCGATCGAGAACAACAAGAGCCTCCTCTTTATCGGCGGGACGGCGAGCGGGAAGACCTCCTCTCTCAACGCCGTCTCCCTCTTTATCCCGCCCCTTGCGAAGGTCATTTCCATCGAGGACACGCGGGAGATCACCCTCTTCCACGAGAACTGGGTCGCCTCGGTGACGCGGGACACCCTCTCGGGCGAAGAATCCTCATCCATCTCGATGTTCGACCTTCTCAAGGCGGCGATGCGCCAGAGGCCCGAATATATCCTTGTCGGCGAGGTGCGGGGCGAGGAGGCGCAGACCCTCTTTCAGGCAATGAACACCGGACACACCACCTTCTCCACGATGCATGCCGGGACCGTCGACGCCGCCATCCACCGTCTCGAAAACGAACCCCTGAACGTCCCGAGGAACATGGTCCAGGCCCTCGACATCGTCAGTGTTCAGGCGCTCATCTACCGTGGGACCGAAAGGGTGCGGCGCTGCCAGGAGATCGTGGAGATCGCGGGCGTGGACCCCGGCACCGGGAACCTCCGGGTGAACACGGTCTTTGCGTACGACCCTGTCCGCGACACGATGGAGTACACGGGACGCTCCCTCGTGTACACCCGCGTCATCGAGACGCGGGGCTGGGACACCGGGAGGCTTGAGGCCGACATCATGGAGCGGATCCGTGTCCTTGAAGCGATGAAGGCGCAGGGGATCGTCGATTACCGCCGTGTCTCCCGGATCGTCCAGGCCTTCGCCACCAACCGCACCGCCGTCCTCGACCATCTTGACAACCTCTCAGGGCTGTTCCCATGA
- a CDS encoding hydrogenase maturation nickel metallochaperone HypA — translation MCSIGGGTDIELEERVKGKTYKCRECGEHFKTVGKHPVCPSCQSEDVEQT, via the coding sequence ATGTGCTCTATCGGCGGAGGCACGGATATCGAACTGGAGGAGCGGGTGAAGGGAAAGACCTACAAATGCAGGGAATGCGGAGAACACTTCAAAACGGTCGGAAAACACCCGGTCTGCCCCTCCTGTCAGTCGGAGGACGTCGAGCAGACATGA